A section of the Dehalobacter sp. DCM genome encodes:
- a CDS encoding CoA transferase subunit A, with protein sequence MSKNKLKTASEAIECIKSGSVIMVGGFMGCGSPKHILDVLAETNVKDLTCISNDTDFEGVGVGKLVKKGKIAKLIASHIGTNPETGRKMNSGEIVVELNPQGTFVERIRCGGAGLGGFLTPTGLGTIIENGKKKIDVNGITYLLETPLRANVALIKAFKADSWGNLIFRGSGRNFNLAMATAADYVIAEVEECVSVGDIDPEDVMLPGIFIDAIVLRREEV encoded by the coding sequence ATGAGCAAAAACAAGCTGAAGACTGCCTCTGAAGCAATTGAATGCATTAAGAGTGGAAGTGTCATCATGGTTGGTGGGTTCATGGGATGCGGCAGCCCGAAACATATTCTCGATGTTTTGGCTGAGACCAATGTTAAAGATCTCACCTGTATCAGTAATGATACGGATTTTGAAGGGGTTGGGGTTGGAAAACTGGTTAAAAAAGGAAAAATAGCTAAACTCATTGCTTCCCATATCGGTACCAATCCGGAAACCGGCAGGAAGATGAATAGCGGTGAGATTGTTGTAGAGTTAAACCCCCAGGGAACCTTTGTGGAAAGGATAAGGTGCGGCGGTGCAGGATTAGGGGGATTTCTCACTCCGACGGGTCTTGGAACGATTATTGAAAACGGCAAAAAAAAGATTGACGTTAATGGGATCACGTATTTACTTGAGACGCCGTTGAGAGCCAACGTGGCTTTAATTAAAGCCTTCAAAGCCGATTCATGGGGTAATCTGATATTTAGGGGATCCGGTCGGAATTTTAATCTGGCGATGGCCACGGCTGCGGATTATGTTATTGCCGAAGTCGAAGAATGTGTCAGTGTTGGAGATATTGACCCTGAAGATGTCATGCTGCCTGGAATTTTCATTGACGCCATTGTACTGAGGAGGGAAGAGGTATGA
- a CDS encoding uroporphyrinogen decarboxylase family protein, protein MDTANMYEERVKRFVTTTNHQEPDRVPILSNIETWAVSYAESTITECLESHEKEIEVFAKPFGDIYFDGTLGFTLNRAMKLYSKLGSNAYFVSQDGTTLQHSEISPMQASDYDAFIDDPLMFTYNTIFKKKYPELSKPYPENKQALKAAALELADFGLKMQKGVAYLKETHGVPVTAGNYVISPLDMIFDYYRGFGGTLTDLRRYPDKVKAATEKLVDFCIGLAIGGASKLEPFPWVFTPLHIPNYLSAKQFGEFYWPFYKRVLLALHEKGAKVYAFLEGNWENFYDYLLELPKNFLIGAMEKDDIFRAKKIIGDTITIAGGMSLNLLRYGTKEECIDHAKKVIDVCAPGGGYIFGTNLVMLSKGDVNVENLKAVNEFVHNYGIYK, encoded by the coding sequence GGTATCGTATGCTGAATCCACCATTACGGAATGTCTGGAAAGCCATGAAAAAGAAATTGAGGTCTTTGCCAAACCTTTTGGTGATATTTATTTTGATGGAACATTAGGCTTTACGTTGAACCGTGCTATGAAACTATACTCTAAATTAGGTTCCAATGCCTACTTTGTGTCTCAGGACGGTACAACGCTTCAACACTCCGAAATTTCACCAATGCAAGCAAGTGATTATGATGCATTTATTGACGATCCATTAATGTTCACATACAATACGATCTTCAAAAAGAAATATCCTGAATTAAGCAAACCCTATCCCGAAAACAAGCAGGCGCTCAAAGCGGCCGCTTTAGAATTAGCTGATTTTGGACTAAAAATGCAAAAAGGTGTAGCCTATCTAAAGGAAACACATGGCGTACCGGTAACTGCAGGAAACTATGTTATATCCCCCTTGGATATGATCTTCGACTATTATCGCGGATTTGGCGGCACGCTCACTGACTTGAGGCGATATCCGGACAAAGTCAAAGCAGCAACGGAAAAACTGGTCGATTTTTGTATAGGGTTAGCCATAGGAGGGGCTTCCAAACTTGAACCATTCCCATGGGTATTTACCCCCCTTCATATCCCTAATTATTTATCGGCAAAACAATTTGGTGAGTTCTATTGGCCTTTCTATAAGAGAGTATTACTCGCACTGCATGAAAAAGGTGCCAAAGTTTATGCTTTTCTGGAAGGTAATTGGGAAAACTTTTATGATTATTTACTTGAGCTTCCAAAAAACTTCTTAATTGGCGCTATGGAAAAAGACGATATCTTTAGAGCCAAAAAAATAATCGGGGATACAATTACAATCGCCGGCGGGATGTCTTTAAATTTATTGCGGTATGGAACCAAAGAAGAGTGCATCGATCACGCCAAGAAAGTAATCGATGTGTGTGCTCCCGGTGGTGGGTATATTTTTGGTACTAACCTTGTTATGCTCTCTAAAGGCGATGTCAATGTTGAAAATCTGAAGGCCGTCAATGAGTTTGTCCACAATTATGGGATCTATAAATAA